The Pseudomonas sp. IB20 region TGGGGCAACAACGCGCAGCATGGAACGCAGCATGAAACTCTCCTGATTCGGTTACTGGTGCATAGACCAGCCACTGCGCTGTGCGTTCAGTGGCGCGCAATTATAGGTGAGCCGTTGCCACTACAGCCAGGCGTATCGCTCGGAAGTGCGGATGGCTCTGGTAAACTGCGGCCACTTAAAGCCTGCCTCGAGTTTCCTCAGTGTCGATTTCCCCTTTCACGGGTTGCACCCGATGAGCCACGCCGTCTCCCGTTTGCGTACTCAGCGCCTGGCGCGGGCCGTGCGGCCTTTTCTCAACCGTGGTTCGCGCGCCGAACGCTGCCCCGGCTGTCGGGTGATTCCCGAGTACTGCCTGTGTGCCTGGCGGCCGAAGGTAGAGGCGCGCTCGGCCATGTGCCTGCTGATGCACGATGTTGAGCCGATGAAACCGAGCAATACCGGCTGGCTGATCGCCGATGTGATCGAAGACACCACCGCGTTCGCCTGGTCGCGCACCGAGGTCGACCCCGAACTGTTGACCTTGCTGGCCGACCCGCAATGGCAGCCCTATATCGTGTTCCCCGGCGAATTCGTCGCGCCTGAGCGGGTCGTCGGCGAAGTCACGGTGGCGGCGGGCAAGCGCCCACTGTTT contains the following coding sequences:
- a CDS encoding tRNA-uridine aminocarboxypropyltransferase, which codes for MSHAVSRLRTQRLARAVRPFLNRGSRAERCPGCRVIPEYCLCAWRPKVEARSAMCLLMHDVEPMKPSNTGWLIADVIEDTTAFAWSRTEVDPELLTLLADPQWQPYIVFPGEFVAPERVVGEVTVAAGKRPLFILLDGTWSEARKMFRKSPYLEHLPVLSLAPEQLSRYKLRRSKRDDHFCTAEVAALCLELASDQAASEVLDAYLDVFSTHYLAAKFQLPLDPTDVVHTRLAPYIPVL